A segment of the Erythrobacter sp. F6033 genome:
CATCCCCTTCGCGCAGCACTTCAATGGCCGCATCAACGGGCGCCAATTGCATTGAGGCGCCCAGTTCTTCGAGTGTTTTGCCCACTGGTGCATTCGAACCGGCAAGCTGGCCAGTGATAAGCAACCGATCCGAACCGCCGCGACGCTCAACCGCATCCATCATGCCAGCGCGGATCGCCTTGAGCTGTTCTGGATCATTCAATCTTTGCCGAAGAGCAGGCAAGCCGCCTTCCAACGCACCGCGTGGGACGAGGGCGTTGGAAATGCGTGTGCCCGATGCCTCCCAGGGATATTGATCGGCGGTTACACGTTGGCCTGCGGCCTGCGCTTCCTCGATCATAGCGATCATCTTTGCGCTGTGCCCCCAGACGGCAGGGCCAAGCGCTTTGATATGGGCAATGTGTACTGGCAGATCTGCGCGGCGTCCGATTTCGAGTGCCTCGGCAAGCGCTCCGGTAACGGTCACATTATACGTGCTCTCATCCCGTATGTGGGTATCATAATAGCCTCCTGCTTCGCCTGCGATTTTGGCAAGTGCGATGACTTCATCGGTCTGCGAATAGCTCTGCGGGACATAGTACAGGCCTGCAGAAAATCCCCATGCGCCTTCGCACATTGCGGCGCGAGTGAGGTCTTCCATCTTCGCGAGTTCGTCGGGCGAGGGCGCCCGGTTTTCTGTGCCCAGAACAGCTTCGCGAACAGGGCCGAAACCGACCAAGTACGCGCTATTTGTCCCGATACCATTGGCCCTAGCTGCGCTTGCTAGATCGGCGATATCGGGTTTTCCACCGCCGTCATTGCCGACGACGACGGTTGTCACACCTTGAAAGGCGAATGGCAGGTTGGCGCGCCGTTCCGCACTGTCTGACGCGAGATCGGACCCGGCATGGGTGTGCGGATCGATAAATCCGGGCGCGATGATCAGGCCGCTGGCATCTACAATGTTGGTCGCAGAATATCGCGAGCCAGCATCCGGCCCTATGTAAAGGATCGCGCCATCGCGGATGGCGATATGGTTGACAGTGCCCGCTTCGCCTGAGCCGTCAAACACCATCCCGCCTGAAATGATCGTATCGGCCTTTTGAATGTCCGGCATTGTTTCGCACCCGGCAAGGCTGGCGAACAATACGAGTGCGCCAATCCGGAGCTTCATCGCTGGGCAGAAGCTAAATTGGCCGGCGGAGGTGTTTCCAGCAGTGTTCGCATCATCGCGATCGCAGACTCCCGGCCAATCCGCTTTATCAATTGGCGGTCCGTGTCGTCACCAATTTCGAACGTGATGCCGGGCGCGCCGTAAACATCAAACGCATGTGCTTTCGATATCGGTCTGCCTTCGGTGTGGCGGGCATCGCGGTTCACCTCGTAATCGGGCATGCGTTCTTGGTAGAGTTCCAGCCACTTCTTGGTGAAGAGTTCCGGATCTGTCGGAAGTTCATCGGGGATAGTGTAGAACACATCGCGATTGGTCGAATGGAAATCGATCAGGACACGCATGTCGCGGTCAGGATCGGCCTCAATTGCTTTGAGAAGTCCGTCCATCAATGTGGTTTCCGGCTGGGTGAATGGCCCCCAATCGCGGTTTAAGTCGACCCCGCCCGTATTATGCCGCCAATGTCCGTAAACCACACCGTCGGGATTGAGCAGCGGAACGGTCAACGTTTCAAATCGCGCGCGGTAGGCTTTGGCTAGATCGCTATCACCCATGATCGTTTCAACGAATGGCAACATGGCAAGGGCCCCGGTTACTTCGGGCGGGTGTTGCCGGCCGACCAGCACCACAGTTTCGCGGTGCTTGGTTTCGGGCTCCGCGATGCGGAGAAGTTTGATAGCCCGGCCATGCGCTGACCGGCCAAGAACGCTAACTGCGGCAAATGATGCCTGCTCCCGTTCGCCCAGCCAGGCATCGTAGACCGATGGAGGGAAAACCTCTTGCGCCGCCACGAACAGTGGCTCTTTCCCAACCTTCAACGTCAATCGGGCAGTGCGCTCTCCGCGTTCGCCTTCGACCTTCACAAATTTGGGGTCCATGAAATCCCAGTTTACACCGTCCGTGCTGGTCTTTGGCCAATAACGATGCCCGCAAGTGGTGTAATCGAGATCAATCTTAATCCGCGTCTTGCGCTCCGCATGAACACGAAATGCGTACCATGCGCTGCAATTGATATCGCCTTCATCTTCGGGTGCGATGATGAGTTTGAAGTGCTTTTTGTCTGCGACGGTGCAGGATTGATACGCTCCTGTGGGGAAGTCTTTGTCGATCCTCGCTGCTTTGGTGTCGCACTCCGGTGGCGCGGCAGGCAGTGTCATTTTGGTTGCTGGCTCGCTCGCAGCGTGTGCGGGTGTAGATGCCAACACCGCTGACACTAACAGCCCGATAATCATCGCTTGCAGGCGCATCGGCCAAGCTCCCCTTGCGTTTCTGAAGGTGACGGGCCGCAGCGCCGCGCTGCGGCCCGATCCTGGACTAGAAGTTCTTGCGAATATCGAACGAGAATTGACGACCGCGCCCACTGTGCAAGCTGCCGTAATAACCGAAGCTCTCATCAGCGAGCGGTGGGTCTTCATCAAAGATATTGTTCACGCCAAAACGAAGCCGTGTCCCGTCCAGCCCGGTGTTCGTATCATCGATCGAATAGCTGATACCGAAATTGAGCGTGAACCAGTCTTCGACCGGGAACAGCGCCGCTGTGTCATCTTGCTGGGCACCCGGGTCAAACACTCCGCCGACATAACGGCCGAAGAAGTTTACGCGGACTGGTCCGCTTTCCCATGCCGCCGAACCGGAGAAACGCCATTTCGGACGCCCATCGATCTCAAGCAATTCGCCAAAGCCAAACGGTTGAAGAGCCGCAACATCACCGACTGACAATTCAGGGAATGATTGGAGTAGCGGTGTAAGATCCGTGAAGAGCGGCTCTGCATCGGGGCCGGCGAGCTGTTCAAAGCCCAGCAGCCTTGCAGCATTCACCTGAAAATCGAAATCACCAAAGCTGGTGCCGAATTCGTACATTACACTGAAATCGAGACCCTCTGAGGTGCGCTGATCGAGGTTGCGATACGGGTTCAAAATTTGCTGAACATCACCAGCCGGATTGAGACCTGTGCCAGCGTAAAGGGCGATCTGGCCTGCATCCGGATCATCCCGCACGACGTTCGGATTAAAGCTGCCTTGCGAGCGGAGAACAAGGTCAAGCAGCAGAGCATTCTGGTTGCCGAAGATCCCGATGATACCTTCTTGCTCAACGCGCCAGTAATCGGCTGTGAGTGTCAGGCCGGGAATGAAGCTCGGTGTGAGGACAGCGCCAAAGTTGATGCTTTCTGTGTTCTCCGGCTCAAGGTTGGCTGCACCGGACCGGAAATCGATCGTACCCTGAGTACCGCAATCGGGAACATCGTCTTCAATACCGGCGATGATTTCGGCAACGCATTCCACCACCTGAATAACCGAGTTGGAACGCGTCGTTCCGGCGTCGTTGATCTGGATCAGGTTCGGCGCGCGGAAGCCTTGCGACCATGCACCGCGGAATAGAACGTCGCCAATCGGGCGCCAAGCAACCGCAGCACGCGGCACAAAAGCGCTGGAAGAGTCGGAGAACTCTTCGAAACGCGCGGCCAGTTGCAGTTCCAGCGTATCGAACAGTGGAACACCCATGTCAGGCGAAATCAGCGGAACGAGTGCTTCAGCAAAGGCCGAATAAACTTCGCGATTGCCACTGGTGTCTGGTGACGGGCTGGAGCCGACCACGTCGCTGCCGAAGGTGTCGCCGTTCACTGCATTGGTGAAAGTGATCGTTCCATCAAGGCGAGGGTCACGGTCATCCATGAACGTTTCGCGGCGGAATTCCACGCCGGCCGCGATGCCGACACCGCCAGCAGGCAGTTCAAACAGGTCGGGACGCGAAACCTTGAAATCGGCCAGCGCCAGTGTTGTTTCGCCTTTGCGGAACACATCAATCGTGATCGCATCGATCACGCTTTGTGGGTTGGGCGTACAATCGGCGATGTTGATGCCGAATTGATCGGTGAAACAGCCGCCATTGAACGGATTGTATGCGCTCGCATCAGTTCGGTTGATCGCGTCCTGTGCCAGCGTGCCAGAGATACGGTTGCGGGTAAGGTCGGTCGTGTTCGCCTGCGCATACAGGAAGCCGGTATCGTAATCCCAGCCGCCAAACTCGCCGCGCAAACCGGCGACCAGACGGAATTCGTCTTTGGTCACAGAGCCAAGCCGCGGGCCTGCATCAACCCAGCGATAATCCTCAATCAGAAGCGCCCGGCCATCATCGGTTACGCCTGAACCAATGCCGTTATCGACACGGTTGGGGTTTGGCGAACCATCCGGCAGCAATGTTGCGCCAAGCGGGTTGTAGAATGCGGTCGCTTCAATGCCGAGCGGAACCGCGCTGAGCATTGTGCTCTGTTCACGCTCGCGGAAGTTTTCTGAGCGGTAATAAGAACCCTCGAAATAGAACTCGGCTGCATCGCTCAGCTCATAGTTGAAAAGGGCCTGCGCATTGTAACGCTTCTTCTCGGAGTAGAGAAACCGGTTCGCGCCAAGATCATGGCGCAGCACGCGGTCGATTGTGCCGCCATTGTCGGCGCAAATACCGTTGCCCAGATCGATCACCCGGCCGTCGCTGTCCGCAGCGCCTGCTGGCCCGAAAAGAACGCAAGGTTGAAGATGGAAATCATCATCGCGCAGGGCGGTCGTGTTGGATGATGTGGCGCTGGAGCCTTGAATGTCGAACGCACCCCAAGGGCTATTGATCGATCGGTTATCGAACTGCGTATCCCCTTCGAAATCGGTTCCTACCAAGAATGGGCGCAGATCGCTCGACGCGGAGTAAGGGCGGTCTGTAGCGCGCAGGCCATTTTCGTAGAAATAGCCGCCATAGAGGGTCAGGTTTCCGCGATCATCGGCAAAATCGAAACCGACCCCGCCATTGACCCGGAAACTGAAGAGACCAGTGCCGTCAGAGGCGCGGTAGTTAGCCTGCAGGAATCCGCCATCGCGGTTGCCGCGCAGGATCGTGTTGACCACGCCCGCCACAGCATCGGCACCATAAACCGCAGATGCACCATCACGCAGCACTTCGACGCGGCGCACACTGCCCGGTGCAATTGTGTTGGTGTCAGGCGATACGACCGGGACAAACAATTCTGTCTGGAAACCCGGGTTAAGCAGCATCCGGCGGCCATTGATAAGCAGCAGCGTATTGCCTGTTCCGAGCCCGCGAAGGTTGATTGAGGCGATATCGCCACGCGCGCCGTTCACGCCGCCTGCTGTGCTTTGCTCGTTGAATTCAACTGAGCCAGCCTGAGGGATCGCGCGGAAAATTTCGTCACCTGACGAAGGGTCAATAGAGTCGATCAGGTCTTCGCCAACGACCGTTACCGGCAAAACATCATCCACTTGGGCGCCGCGGATCTGTGTTCCCGTTACGACGATTTCCGGCTGATCTACGTTGCCTTGCGTGGAAACATCGACTGGCTGTGGCTGTTGATCCGTCGCAGTGTCGGTTGCCTGAGCGTGCGCGTTAGCGCTGGCGAGAGCCAGAACAGATGCACCTGCGAATGAGATAATGCGCGGTCCGGTTTTCATGAATGTCTTCCCCTATTGTTTTGCGCAATCCGCCTCCTCAAACGAATTACGCGCCCTCCATTTTGTGTCATGATTAGACGTCAATCCGCCTTATCACGCAACAGCATTCCAAAATCATATGCCATAAGGGCTATAGCCTTACGTTATGACCAGCCGCAATCGACCGGTGGGTGACCCGGTTCTTTGAGCGGTTAACCGAACAGATGGCGCAGGCTGTGAATTCCCGACGTAACCAGCGCACTTTCGCTTTCATCGGCGAGTGTCATGGCGACAAATGGCAGGGTCGGGGACCCGGCGAGCGCAAATGACTGGACGTCATCACTGACGAAACGTTTCGCGGTGAAACCATCGACAATCGCGAAGCCGGCGCCAAGCGCAACCAGTTCGGCGGCGACATAATATGTCTGTGCCGAAATCGCGACAAGGGGTTCGACCCCGGCATTCTGAAGAAAGGTCTCTATTCGATCCGCCACTGGGCCGCTGTCACGGAGGCCGATCATTTCCTTCCCGTCTAGCGCGTCTGCGGTCAGCACACCTGATGCGCTCTCAAACATGCCGGGTCTTGCTAGCAGAGCGAGGTCGACAGCGTTGATCGCCTGACAGCGGATCCGGTCATCGAATTTGTCGTCAAAACCAATGCAGAGGTCGAAACGCTTTTCGAGCAAAGCCGGTGTGATCTCTTCGCTGTGCAGGGTGCTCAGGTCAAAGCTGGCATCGGGATCATCTGCTCGCATCGCCGCCACCATGGGCGGGGCAATCGCGAAGCCGAGCGAAGGCAGCACTCCTATCCGAAGATGGCCGCCTTTGCGACTGCGGATGTTGTCTGCTGTCCTGTCGAGCGCCGAAACACGCTCGTATATCTCGCTGACTTCGCGGAAGAGCTCGGTCGCGGCATCGGTTGGGTAAAGCCTGCCCTTGCGCCGATCAAACAACGGGAAGCCCAGCTGGTCTTCCGCATGGCGAAGAACTTTGCTGACCGAGGGTTGTGAAACGAAGAGATTGCGCGCTGCGGCGCTGATCGAACCTTCGCGGTAGACATGGTAGAATACTTCGATGTGACGAATTCGCATCGGTTCAGTCTACACAGCTTGGCGGGCTTCTGAAACCGCCTCGATCGAATGCGGACATTGCAACGGGGCTCATCAATCATGGGTGTTTGCAGGCCCGTCGCTCTGCGACTAGGAAAGCTCGCATCATGGTTCGGCTCAAACAAAAGTGGAAGACTGCTACCAGTCAAAAACCACTCTTCTATCTGTGGTTGATCCCGGCTTGGGTTCTGCTTGGGCTTAGCCGCCTTGTTATCCTGACCACTCCATTTCGCAGCTATTCGCGACGATTAGGTGTGATCGACGGAGCTGTTCTGCGAAGTCCGCTTGCGACGTCCAAACAGGAAGCCAGTGCGAGCGCGATCGGAACAGCCATAAAAGTGGCCGCGAATTACGCGCCTTGGAATGCCAACTGCTTTCCCAGAGCGATAACCGCTCGGATCATTTTGGGGGTACACGGAATTCCTTATGCGCTTTTCTTTGGATTGCGGAACAAGGCGACTGAAACAGGTGCGCAGGAGCTAGCTGCCCATGCGTGGGTTGTGTCCGGACCTGTTTATGTCACGGGGGGCAACGGCTTCGTCCAATACACCCCGGTCGGATGCTTCGTTTCGCACGATGCCTAGCTGACTGAATTATCAGCTGTGCCGGCTGATCAGGTTCTCCAAAAATTCCTGCCGACCCGATCTCACGCCCGGTTGCAGATTGTTCTCCACGGCATGATTGGCGGCCTGTTCCAGTGTCACTTTGCCTGACAACACATCCCGTCCGAAATTGTCTTTCCAACCGGCGTATCGATCAGCAACAAACCGATCCAATTGTCCCTCTTCAATGATTGAAGCCGCGGCCAAAAGCGCACGGGAAAGAACGTCGACGCCGCCGATATGTGCATGGAACAAATCTTCCGCATCGACCGACTGGCGGCGGACTTTTGCATCGAGATTGAAGCCACCGGTTTTGAAGCCGCCGCCTTGCAGGATGTAATACAGCACCGGTGTCAGATCGGGGACGTTGTTCGGGAATTGATCGGTGTCCCAGCCATTTTGCGGATCACCACGATTGATGTCGATTGAGCCCATGATCCCGAGCGCGTTTGCTGTTGCGATCTCATGTTCAAAGCTGTTGCCAGCCAGTGTTGCATGGTTGGCCTCGATATTGACTTTGACCTCGTCCTCCAGCCCGTACCGTTTCAGAAAACCATAAACGGTGGCGGTGTCGCGGTCATATTGATGTTTGGTTGGCTCGTGCGGTTTTGGCTCGATCAGGATCGGGCCGTCAAACCCGATCTTGTGCTTATGTTCCACGACCATCGTCATGAACCGTCCAAGCTGATCAAGCTCGTGCGCCAGATTGGTGTTGAGGATCGTTTCGTAGCCCTCGCGGCCACCCCATAGGACGTAGTTTGCTCCGCCCAAACGGTTGGTGGCTTCGAGCATGGAGCGGACTTGATGTGCGGCCCATGCGAATACATCAGGATCGGGGTTTGTCGCGGCTCCCGCAGCATAGCGCGGATGGCTGAAGAGGTTGGCGGTGCCCCAGAGAAGGTTAACGCCGGTTTCGGCGATCTTGCCCTCCATCTTGTCGACAATAGCGTTCAGTTCGCTTGTGTAGCTGGCCGTGTCATCGTGATCCGCCATCGCATCGACATCGTGGAAGCAATAGAACGGCGCGCCGAGTTTGCTGAACATATCGAACGCGGCATCGAGCTTTATCTGGGCATGCTCCGCCGTCACCGGTTCACCGGGTTTCCACGGCCGTTCAAATACGCCAGCGCCAAAGATGTCGTGCCCCGGCCACGCGAAAGTGTGCCAGTAACACACCGCCCAGCGCAGATGATCGCGCATAGATTTTCCGAGCACTTTGCGGTTCGCGTCATAGTACCGATAGGCAAGCGGATTGGTGCTATCCGTTCCCTCGAATGCAACGGCTGGAATGTCTGTGAAATAGCTCATCAAAATTCTCCGAAACTGGATTTAAGCGTGGTGTAGAGCGACCGGAATCTGGTGAGCCGGTCCTCATCAAATTGTTGTGGTTCGAACCGCGCGAGTTCGGGCGGCTGGACGCACACGTCGGCAACTTTGTCATGCGTTGCTGCCAAACGCGCGAGCCGCGCTGCGCCGTTGGCAGGGCCAAAGCTTGCGCCGTCGCGGTAGATAAGCGGCAAGCCAAGCGTGTCTGCGAGTATTTGCGCCCAATATTCTGATCGCGACCCGCCGCCAATGACGGACAATTGCTCGGGCCGTGATTGCATCGCATCAAGCCCGTCGCGCAATCCGAAAGCGACGCCTTCGAGCGTGGACCGGATCAACTCGGCGGGCCCGGTTTCCTGGGTCATTCCAAAGAACACACCTTTGGCGAACACATCATTATGCGGCGTCCGTTCACCCGTTAGATAGGGCAGGAACAACGGGAGCTTTGATGAAGGCGTGCTGCTCTTGGCGGCGGCTTCTAGCGCGCCAGGGACATCAGCAAAACCGGTAAGCTTGGCCGCCCAGTCGAGGCACGCGGCGGCTGACAGCATCACCGTCATCGAGTGCCACCGATCGGGCAAAGCGTGGCAGAAGGCGTGCACGCCATTCTCCGGGGCGGGTTGAAACCCATCCGACGCGGCAAATACCACGCCAGAGGTGCCGAGGCTTAGGAAAGCCTGTCTGGGTTCGGTCACGCCGGCCCCAATGGCACCCGCAGCTTGATCACCGGCGCCGCCAGCGACGGGAACCACAGGAATACCGAGTTCATCAGCAATCGCCGAACGTACCGTACCCGAAACTTCCGAGCCTTCGATCAGAGTGGGCATCTGGCTTTCGTTCAGACCGGTCGCAGTCAGCATTTCCGCAGACCAGCGTCGCTGGGCAATGTCCAGCCAAAGAGAGCCGGACGCATCGGACATCTCACTGACTTTCTCACCTGTCAGGATGAGCCGCAAATAGTCCTTGGGGAGGAGCACTGTCCGCGTCGCAGCAAACACATCCGGCTCTTGCTCGCGCACCCACAGCAGCTTTGGCGCGGTAAATCCGGCCATTGCGAGATTGCCGGTGTGCTTGCGCGCAAGCGGGGCGAGCCCATCGCAATAGGGCGCGCTGCGTCCGTCATTCCATAGGATCGCCGGTCGTAAGACATTGTCGGCGTGATCGAGTAAAACTGCGCCGTGCATCTGGCCCGACAGACCAATGCCGCGCACGCTCGCTCTCAGATTTTTGGGCAAACCAAGAACGGAGGCCTTTGTTGCCGCCCACCAATCAGCGGGCGATTGTTCAGACCACAATGGCTTTGGACGTTGCACGCCGAGAGTCGATGAATTTTCCGCGAGGACCCTTCCAGCATCATCGACAATCACGGACTTTACGGCGGACGTCCCAAGGTCAATTCCAAGCCACATCAGCTCGCGTGCTCCAATTGAAAACGACATTCAGCCGTCATGCTCTGTCCCGGCTCAAGAACCGTCAATCCTGTGATGTCATCATCAAACGCGCTGTTCACGGCATCGGGGATGTGGCTGACGGGCTCGACACAGAAATAGTCCTCACCCGGCGGCGTATAGACATGGGTGAAGGGGAGGTTAGTCGATGAATGGATCGTCAGATGGTAGGTTGGCCAATCGATGCGAACAGGATTTGCGCAGCCTACAAAACAATCATCGAAACCGGAATTCGCAAACCAGCGCGGCTCCTTTCTCAAATCGTAGTGCTCCTCGGGAAGTCTGTCAGGCCCGGTTCGCCAATATCCAGTCGCCTCCGTCTTCAAAGTGGCTCCCTCGTTCGGGAAATAGGGATGTATGCCAATTCCCACGGGCATCGGAGCTTCATCGTGGTTGGTCACAGAAATCGTCTGGGAAAAGCCATCGGCATGCACTTGAAAGCGTTGCTCGGCTTCAAAGACCCACGGCCACAGCACGCCGTCGCCTTTCAGTGTCAGAACCGCGCTATCACTCGACGATAGCTTCGTGGCCCAAGGACTGATCCATCCCATCCCGTGCAGGGCATGTTCGTGTTCGCCGAATTTTGAGGCGGCGGGAAGGGTGCGCAATTGCCCTTCTTTCTCGATATATCCATTCGCAATCCGGTTGCAGAACGGGACAAGCGGAAAGCTTCCCAATTCGAGCGGGCTGTCACTATCGCCAGAGGATCGGAAGATGTCGATTCCGCGCCACTTGAATGCGGCAACCCCTCCGCCTCGCCAGGGATCGATGGCCAATTCAGTTTGATCGGACAACAGTTTCAGCATCGGGTCAGACCGACAATGATCACACCGCTGTCAAAACCGAACAGAAATCGGCGAAGCGTCACAACGGGCACAACCAAGCTGACAAAGCGCTTGTTTCGCGGATTTTCGCTCGCCACCCGAATCTCCTCTTCATAGCAGTTCAAACGGATGTTAGCGCTAACGAAAAGAAAATCTAGCGCTAACTTACTCCTTGCTCGGGCCGCACGATCCTCTGACGATTAACTCGCAATCCAGCGGCGCTTCGGCGCTCTCGATTTCCTCCGCGTCAGCGGGCTCGTGGATTTGCTTTAGGACCAGTTCAAATGCTGCGGCTGCCATGGCGCTGACTGGCTGATCGATCGTTGTCAGTTCCGGCCAAACCGATATGGCAGAAGGGCTGTTGTCGAAGCCGACTACGCTGAGATCGTCTGGCACGATCAGCCCTTTTCGGTGCGCCACACCGATGGTCGCCGCTGCCATATCATCGTTGCTGGCAAAGATAGCTGTCGGCGGTTTGTCCAGGCCGAGCAATTGCGCTGCGGCTTCTACGCCGGATCTATAGGTGAACTGACCTGGGGCAATGTAATCGGGGTCTACCCTGAGCCCTGCGATCTCCATTTCTCTTCTAAAACCACGTTCGCGCAGCAGGCTTGATGCCTGATCCGGTTTGCCTTGAATGAAGCCGATGTTTTTGTGGTCCAGATCAATTAGGTGCCGCGTCATTCTCGCCGCTGCCTCTTCATCGTCGATCCGAATATCTCGAAAAGTCATAGCTTTGTTGCCATTCGCGACGGTCGCGACGGGAATCTGCAGTTCATTGAAGACAGAAAGGATTTCGTCCGATCCCGAAATGGGCGGGGGCAGGATCACGCCAGCGATGTTGGCTTTTGCCAGCCGCAAAGCAGAGCTTACATAAGAAGCTGGCCGATCTTCATCGCAGATGTCGACGATCAAGTGGTTGTCGGTGCGTTGTGCCGCGCCAAGCGCGCCGTGGAGGAACCGGCCAAGATAGCTGTCGGACGGGTTGGCATAGATGAGGCCAATGTGGACTTCCCCGCCTTTGGCGAGGCGACGCGCGGAGCGATTGGGCTGGTAATTGAGAGCTTCGACAGCCTTCAGGACTTTCTCGCGTGTTCCCGGGCGAACGCCGCTTTCGCGGTTCATAACGCGCGACACTGTCATCGCTGAAACGCCGGCCTGCCGCGCGACGTCATCGATCTTCACAGCTTGGGTTGTACGTCTTCTGGTTCGGGTCATCTTGCTTCTTTCGGCGAAACCGTAGCGGCGCCAGCTGGCCATTGCAACGGCATCGGGCGACGTAAAGATAGCGCTACCATTTTGCGAAATGGTAGCGTCGAATTTGATTGCGGTTTCGACCTAGCAAATATGCCAATCGATTGCGGGCGGCTGGAGCAGGGAGAATGAGGAGGGGCGAGCCGACGTTTCACCCGATAGGCGCAATCCAGCTCGCAAGATGTCGCTGCTTCAAATAGCCGAAGGAGCCTTGCACATCGTTTCTGACAACGTTATCAGTATTTGATCAATCGGGGAGAATTCAATGACAATCAGAGCCATTTTAGCGGCGTCTTTTGTGCTGGCACTTCCGGCATGTGCATCTGACGAAGTTGTTGCCGCTGAAGGTGCCGGTCAGGAAACGCGGGTTTTGACAACTGAGACCGCGAAAGCCACGACCGAAGAGTGGGGCGTGTTTAAAGAGTATTTCGCAGGCGAAACCGCGGCGACGACTGATCTGCTTTCCGGCACCGCGACCATCAAAGCGGGCATGGAGATCCACCCGCCGCACCGTCATGCCGAAGAGGAATTTCTCATGGTGGTATCGGGTGAGGGCGAATGGACCGTAGGTGAGGACACTTTCACCGCGCGCGAGGGTGACATGCTCTATGCCGCGGCGTGGGACACCCACGGGATCAAAAATACTGGCAATGAACCGCTGACTTTCGTGTTTTGGAAATGGAATTCTCGCGGGCTACCAGTGCCGGTTGATCCTGAATTGTGAGCGACCTCGCTCAGTTCATTTCTGACTGGCAACCCCTGCTTGCCACGCTCGTAGGTGTAGCAGGCCTATTGTTTCTGATCATCGTGCGACGCGTGAATGCGTTTGCAGCATTGCTCGTCGGCGCGCTGGCAACCGGATTGATGGCCGGCCTATCTCCGCCTTCCGTGATTGATGCCGTGACGAACGGGTTCGCA
Coding sequences within it:
- a CDS encoding amidohydrolase family protein; the protein is MKLRIGALVLFASLAGCETMPDIQKADTIISGGMVFDGSGEAGTVNHIAIRDGAILYIGPDAGSRYSATNIVDASGLIIAPGFIDPHTHAGSDLASDSAERRANLPFAFQGVTTVVVGNDGGGKPDIADLASAARANGIGTNSAYLVGFGPVREAVLGTENRAPSPDELAKMEDLTRAAMCEGAWGFSAGLYYVPQSYSQTDEVIALAKIAGEAGGYYDTHIRDESTYNVTVTGALAEALEIGRRADLPVHIAHIKALGPAVWGHSAKMIAMIEEAQAAGQRVTADQYPWEASGTRISNALVPRGALEGGLPALRQRLNDPEQLKAIRAGMMDAVERRGGSDRLLITGQLAGSNAPVGKTLEELGASMQLAPVDAAIEVLREGDARLASFNMNPDDIAAFAKQDWVVTGSDGSNGHPRKYGSFPKAYRDLVKGDARMDLARFIRRSSGKTADIIGLKQRGYLKVGYHADVLVFDPASFAPNADYSAPRELSSGVQHLYVNGVPVITDGTYTGALPGQPLLKETQC
- a CDS encoding M14 family metallopeptidase, which codes for MRLQAMIIGLLVSAVLASTPAHAASEPATKMTLPAAPPECDTKAARIDKDFPTGAYQSCTVADKKHFKLIIAPEDEGDINCSAWYAFRVHAERKTRIKIDLDYTTCGHRYWPKTSTDGVNWDFMDPKFVKVEGERGERTARLTLKVGKEPLFVAAQEVFPPSVYDAWLGEREQASFAAVSVLGRSAHGRAIKLLRIAEPETKHRETVVLVGRQHPPEVTGALAMLPFVETIMGDSDLAKAYRARFETLTVPLLNPDGVVYGHWRHNTGGVDLNRDWGPFTQPETTLMDGLLKAIEADPDRDMRVLIDFHSTNRDVFYTIPDELPTDPELFTKKWLELYQERMPDYEVNRDARHTEGRPISKAHAFDVYGAPGITFEIGDDTDRQLIKRIGRESAIAMMRTLLETPPPANLASAQR
- a CDS encoding TonB-dependent receptor, translating into MKTGPRIISFAGASVLALASANAHAQATDTATDQQPQPVDVSTQGNVDQPEIVVTGTQIRGAQVDDVLPVTVVGEDLIDSIDPSSGDEIFRAIPQAGSVEFNEQSTAGGVNGARGDIASINLRGLGTGNTLLLINGRRMLLNPGFQTELFVPVVSPDTNTIAPGSVRRVEVLRDGASAVYGADAVAGVVNTILRGNRDGGFLQANYRASDGTGLFSFRVNGGVGFDFADDRGNLTLYGGYFYENGLRATDRPYSASSDLRPFLVGTDFEGDTQFDNRSINSPWGAFDIQGSSATSSNTTALRDDDFHLQPCVLFGPAGAADSDGRVIDLGNGICADNGGTIDRVLRHDLGANRFLYSEKKRYNAQALFNYELSDAAEFYFEGSYYRSENFREREQSTMLSAVPLGIEATAFYNPLGATLLPDGSPNPNRVDNGIGSGVTDDGRALLIEDYRWVDAGPRLGSVTKDEFRLVAGLRGEFGGWDYDTGFLYAQANTTDLTRNRISGTLAQDAINRTDASAYNPFNGGCFTDQFGINIADCTPNPQSVIDAITIDVFRKGETTLALADFKVSRPDLFELPAGGVGIAAGVEFRRETFMDDRDPRLDGTITFTNAVNGDTFGSDVVGSSPSPDTSGNREVYSAFAEALVPLISPDMGVPLFDTLELQLAARFEEFSDSSSAFVPRAAVAWRPIGDVLFRGAWSQGFRAPNLIQINDAGTTRSNSVIQVVECVAEIIAGIEDDVPDCGTQGTIDFRSGAANLEPENTESINFGAVLTPSFIPGLTLTADYWRVEQEGIIGIFGNQNALLLDLVLRSQGSFNPNVVRDDPDAGQIALYAGTGLNPAGDVQQILNPYRNLDQRTSEGLDFSVMYEFGTSFGDFDFQVNAARLLGFEQLAGPDAEPLFTDLTPLLQSFPELSVGDVAALQPFGFGELLEIDGRPKWRFSGSAAWESGPVRVNFFGRYVGGVFDPGAQQDDTAALFPVEDWFTLNFGISYSIDDTNTGLDGTRLRFGVNNIFDEDPPLADESFGYYGSLHSGRGRQFSFDIRKNF
- a CDS encoding LysR family transcriptional regulator: MRIRHIEVFYHVYREGSISAAARNLFVSQPSVSKVLRHAEDQLGFPLFDRRKGRLYPTDAATELFREVSEIYERVSALDRTADNIRSRKGGHLRIGVLPSLGFAIAPPMVAAMRADDPDASFDLSTLHSEEITPALLEKRFDLCIGFDDKFDDRIRCQAINAVDLALLARPGMFESASGVLTADALDGKEMIGLRDSGPVADRIETFLQNAGVEPLVAISAQTYYVAAELVALGAGFAIVDGFTAKRFVSDDVQSFALAGSPTLPFVAMTLADESESALVTSGIHSLRHLFG
- a CDS encoding lasso peptide biosynthesis B2 protein, with product MVRLKQKWKTATSQKPLFYLWLIPAWVLLGLSRLVILTTPFRSYSRRLGVIDGAVLRSPLATSKQEASASAIGTAIKVAANYAPWNANCFPRAITARIILGVHGIPYALFFGLRNKATETGAQELAAHAWVVSGPVYVTGGNGFVQYTPVGCFVSHDA